From Riemerella anatipestifer ATCC 11845 = DSM 15868, a single genomic window includes:
- the folK gene encoding 2-amino-4-hydroxy-6-hydroxymethyldihydropteridine diphosphokinase encodes MSQRKVILLLGSNIKNPKKNIEEAILLINKHLGNVIKKSKMLETEPVEFVSSNNFCNIALSLETDFSPIQILKKAKEIERYMGRVLDSRDLGGYEDRVIDVDIVAIGNLSYQSKMLNLPHHRHLFVRNFSRKILEDLGENIEKYKNIQI; translated from the coding sequence ATGTCGCAAAGAAAGGTTATTTTGTTACTAGGAAGCAATATAAAAAATCCTAAAAAAAATATAGAAGAAGCTATTTTATTGATAAACAAGCATCTAGGAAATGTGATAAAAAAGAGTAAAATGCTAGAAACAGAGCCTGTGGAGTTTGTTAGTTCTAATAATTTTTGTAATATTGCACTCTCGTTGGAGACTGATTTTTCGCCTATTCAAATTTTGAAGAAAGCAAAAGAAATAGAAAGGTATATGGGAAGGGTTCTTGATTCTAGGGATTTGGGAGGTTATGAAGATAGAGTTATAGATGTTGATATAGTTGCCATAGGCAATCTTTCGTATCAGTCAAAAATGTTAAATTTACCCCATCATAGGCATCTTTTTGTGCGTAATTTTTCTAGGAAAATTCTAGAAGATTTGGGAGAGAATATTGAAAAATATAAAAACATTCAAATATGA
- the sppA gene encoding signal peptide peptidase SppA has protein sequence MRSFIKSVLANITAITIVFFTFFGFIIIAMISSAIGDKDSVKIKSNSILTLDSKFRVIESETEKDLNIFDFKNQVRDVALYDFIRAIEKAKTDDNIKGISIENDNINAGITQIESIRNAIEDFKKSGKFVYSYGNSVSQPSYFLGSVADKFYLNPAGGIELKGMASEVIFLKDFAEQYGIGINIIRHGKYKAAVEPFLRNDISPENKEQLSTLLSDLWNRVSNKIASSRKISIENFQSITDGLYGMIPDFSLKYGLVDKLMQKGEYELLLKQKIGIDTDKKLNKVSIRKYIKSIKDESKSSEKIAVLYASGNIINGDEATNISDEKYIEYIRDLKDDDDIKAVVLRINSPGGSANASDQILFELQQLKLKKPLIVSFGDYAASGGYYIAMAGDKIYSEPNTITGSIGVFGMIPDFKNLANKNGIRSDVVSTNTNSQMMSPISGITEGTKNMLQNSVEQTYKRFVYFVTKNRNKTFEQVDEIAGGRVWSGKKAKELGLVDELGSLNDAITFAIKKAKVKNYNIVSYPSEINPLEEFFKGMDEESISTYFMKQKMGSEQYYIYETINNFKKNNSKVMMQSPVKIAF, from the coding sequence ATGCGTAGTTTTATTAAAAGTGTATTAGCCAATATCACGGCTATAACCATCGTTTTTTTTACTTTCTTTGGTTTCATTATTATTGCTATGATTAGCAGTGCTATTGGAGACAAAGATAGTGTAAAAATTAAAAGTAACTCAATATTAACGCTAGATTCTAAATTCAGAGTTATCGAAAGCGAAACTGAAAAAGATCTAAATATCTTTGATTTTAAAAACCAAGTACGAGATGTTGCTCTATACGATTTTATCAGAGCTATAGAGAAAGCTAAAACAGACGACAATATTAAAGGGATTAGCATAGAAAATGACAACATCAACGCAGGCATCACTCAAATTGAAAGCATAAGAAACGCTATAGAAGATTTCAAAAAAAGTGGAAAATTTGTGTATTCTTATGGTAATTCAGTTTCTCAACCATCCTATTTCTTAGGTTCTGTTGCAGACAAGTTCTACCTCAACCCCGCAGGAGGAATAGAACTGAAAGGTATGGCATCAGAAGTAATATTTTTAAAAGATTTTGCTGAACAATACGGCATCGGCATCAACATTATAAGACACGGCAAGTACAAAGCTGCTGTAGAACCTTTCTTAAGAAATGATATTTCTCCTGAAAATAAAGAACAATTAAGCACTCTACTTTCTGACTTATGGAATAGAGTTTCTAATAAAATTGCTTCATCTAGAAAAATTAGCATAGAAAACTTCCAATCCATTACAGATGGGCTTTACGGAATGATACCTGATTTTAGCTTAAAGTATGGTTTAGTAGATAAGCTGATGCAAAAGGGAGAATACGAGCTATTATTAAAACAAAAAATAGGTATAGATACAGATAAAAAACTTAATAAAGTATCTATAAGAAAATACATTAAATCCATCAAAGACGAAAGCAAGTCTAGTGAAAAAATCGCAGTTTTATATGCTTCAGGAAACATCATCAATGGTGATGAAGCTACCAATATTTCTGACGAAAAATACATAGAATACATCAGAGATTTAAAAGATGATGACGATATCAAAGCAGTAGTTTTAAGAATCAACTCTCCTGGAGGAAGTGCCAATGCTTCTGACCAAATACTATTTGAACTACAACAACTTAAACTTAAAAAACCGTTAATTGTTTCCTTTGGAGATTATGCTGCCTCTGGAGGTTATTATATTGCAATGGCTGGAGATAAAATCTATTCAGAACCTAACACTATTACAGGGTCTATTGGTGTATTTGGTATGATACCTGACTTTAAAAATTTGGCTAACAAAAACGGAATTCGCTCCGATGTGGTTTCTACAAACACCAACTCACAAATGATGTCTCCTATAAGTGGTATCACTGAAGGCACTAAAAATATGCTTCAAAATAGTGTGGAACAAACTTACAAGAGATTTGTCTATTTCGTAACTAAAAACAGAAATAAAACTTTTGAGCAAGTAGACGAAATCGCAGGTGGTAGAGTTTGGTCTGGTAAAAAAGCCAAAGAACTAGGATTGGTAGATGAACTAGGAAGTCTTAATGATGCTATTACTTTTGCTATTAAAAAAGCAAAAGTAAAAAATTACAACATCGTTTCTTATCCTTCAGAAATAAATCCTTTAGAAGAGTTTTTTAAAGGTATGGACGAAGAAAGCATCTCTACTTATTTTATGAAACAAAAAATGGGAAGCGAGCAATACTATATTTATGAAACCATCAACAACTTCAAGAAAAATAATTCTAAAGTAATGATGCAATCACCAGTAAAAATAGCTTTCTAA